In the Patescibacteria group bacterium genome, TGAGTGGGAATATTTTACTGCAGGTAGAAAAAAACGGAGAGGGGTGGTATGTTTATCCAGACAACAAAAAGAAATATTATTTAGGCAGACCGGCAGATGCTTTTAATGTAATGCGAAAATTAGGATTAGGAGCCACTCATCAATTTATAAATAATTACACAATTTACCCCGATTATGTTTTGGGTAAGATTTTGATTGATGTTGAACAAAACGGCGAAGCGTATTATATTTATCCAAAAGATAAAAAGGCGTATTATCTTGGACGCCCTGCTGACGCGTTTAGTGTTATGCGGGATTTGGGATTAGGGATTTCAAATAATGATGTTAGAAAAATAAACATTGGCGAGGTTGAATAAAAATAATAGTGAATATTAAATGTAATATTGGTTAGCGTAAAAATATGTAAATAATATAATTTTGTGCTATAATATAATATATGAGCAAAATAAACGAAAAAAAATATTATAATGTAATTTTATTCTTTGCGAATAAAATTCAAAATGGAACACTTGGAAAATTGAAAATGATGAAATTATTATATTTTCTTGATTTTGATTTTTTTGAAAAATATGGAAAATCAGTAACAGGTGATAAATATTTGCGTTGGGAAAATGGACCAGTGCCGAAAATGGCTGAAAAAATAATGAAACAAATGAGCGGAGATGATATAAAAATATTAAGACGAAAAGTCGGTATTGGCTATAATGATCAACAACACATAGAAGCCTTGAAAAATTTTGATTTAAAATTATTTTCAAAGGAAGAATTAATGATGATGGACGAAATAGCTGACAAATGGGAAAAATTTTCTGGCACTGAAATGAAAAATGCCAGTCACGGCGAAGCGCCATGGATTGCTACAAAACCAAATGAAATAATTGATTATAATCTTACATATTATCGCAATAAATACGGTGAAATGGATAAAGATTAAAAAGACATTATGCAAATTATATATCATGATGAGATTAGTAAAGATTATAAAAATTTAAAGCGTTTTCCAGCGCCAAAAAAATCATTAGAAGCATGGGAACGCCTTTTTTGTTTAAAAGGATTAAGCGAAACTCCAGGTATTAAATCATATCCTATATTTGGACATCATAAAATATATAAGGCAAGAATTGTTCCACTTCAAGAAAAATGCGGTAAATCAAAAGGATATAGATTAATTTTTCAATTATTAGAAAATGGAGATTTTATATTTTTAATTTTATCAAGACACGGAATTTATAATAATGAGAAAGATTTAATTAGTTTAATAAAAAAGCGTATTACTTAAAATACACAGCAGACGCGTTTAGTGTTATGCGAAATTTGGGGCTGGGAATTACAAATGACAATGTTATAAAAATTGATATAGAGAAATTTTTAAATTAGTTCAGCCTTTTGTGGCTGAACTTTTTTTATTTTTTATAATTATTGTTGCTAAAAATAAATATAAATTGTAGAATAAGGATAATTAAAAGTTTATTAATTGATAATATATTTGTGTATTTGTTATATATTATTCGCGGCATTCGTATTATGTATTTATGGAAAATCTAATGGAAAAATTAAATAAAGAACAATTGGAAGCTGTCACTTACAAAGACGGACCGCTTTTGATTGTGGCTGGCGCTGGCACTGGAAAGACAACTGTTATTACGCAAAAAATCGCATGGCTGATTGAACAGGGGTTTGCGAAAACAGATGAAATTTTAGCTTTAACTTTTACTGAAAAAGCAGCTGGGGAGATGGAAGAAAGAATTGACAGGCTTTTGCCAATGGGATATTTAGATTTGTGGGTTTCAACTTTTCATTCTTTTTGCGAGCGGATTTTAAAAGAAGATGGGCTAGATATAGGATTACCAACTGATTTCAGATTATTAAATTCGTCTGAACAATGGATGCTAATTAAAAAAAATTTAGACAGATTTAACCTTGAATATTATCGTCCTTTAGGAAATCCAACAAAATTTATTCATTCGCTTTTAAAACATTTTTCTCGCTCAAAAGACGAAAATATAAGTCCCAAAGAATATTTAAAATACGCGGAGAATTTAAAAATAAATTTAGACAGAATGGAATCAGGGGCTGTTAGCGTTAAAAAATCAAAAAATAAAAGCGAGATAGATGAAATCGCGGAACAAGAAATTATTAAAATAAATGAAGTTGCTAATGCGTACCATACTTATCAGCAATTGCTTTTGGAAAATAGTTATTTGGATTTTGGTGATTTAATAAATTATACTTTAAAGCTGTTTCAGGAACGCCCGGGGATTTTAAAAAGATATAGAGAGCAATTTAAATATATTTTGGTTGATGAATTTCAGGATACTAATTGGGCGCAGTATGAGTTGATAAAAATTCTGGCAAGCCCGAAAAATAATTTGACAGTCGTCGGAGACGATGATCAAGCAATTTTTCGCTTCAGGGGAGCGTCAATGAGCAATATTTTACAGTTTAAAAAAGATTATTCAAAAAGTAAAAATATTGTTTTAACAAATAATTATCGCAACAAACAAAATATATTAGATGTTTCTTATGAATTTATTAAATTAAATAATCCTAATCGTTTAGAGGTCCAATTGAAAGAAAAATTAAATAAAAAATTAATTGCTAACAATAAAGGCGAAGGGAAGATTGGATGTATAAAAGGCGAAACTCTTGAAGACGAAAATGAAAAAGTGATCAAAAAAATTGTTCAGTTAAAAAGTAGCGATGAAAAATCTAATTGGAATGATTTTGCTATTTTAATCAGATCAAATAATATGGCATGCAGTTTTATGTCTTTATTAGAAAGAGCAGAAATTCCTTATATTTTTTTAGCTTCTCAAGGGCTTTATTCAAAACCTATAATATTAGATATAATATCTTATTTGAAATTATTAGACGATTACAGAGAATCAACAGCATTATTTAGGATTTTGTCTTTGCCTGTTTTTGATTTTTTATCATCAGAAATTAGTGTTTTAAACCATTTGGCAAAAAGAAAAAGTGTTTCTTTGTATGACATCTTAAAACAGGCTGAAAGATTTAATTTTCAACAAAAAACTTTAGATAAAATAAACAAGATTTTAAAATTAATAGAGCAACATACTAATTTGGCAAGAGAGAAAAACGTTGGTGAAATCATTTTAAGATTTTTAGAAGATTCGGGATATTTAAAATATTTGGCGGAATTAAAAGAGCGAAAAGCAAGAGAGGAATTTAGTTATTTAAATCAGTTTTATAAAAAAATAAAAAAATTTGAACAAAATGTTGATGATAGAAAAACAAGAAATTTTTTAGTTGAATTAGAAATGGAAATAGAATCAGGAGAGCAGGGCGGGCTTGCGTTGGATTATGAAGCGGGGCCTGAAGCAGTGAAGATTTTGACTGTTCATTCCGCAAAAGGCTTGGAATTTAAATATGTTTTTATAGTTAATTTAGTTGATAAACGATTTCCAAGTATTGAGAGAAAAGAGCCAATTGCTATTCCTAACGATTTAGTTAAAGAAATTTTGCCTAAAGGCGATATACATATTGAAGAAGAAAGGCGGCTTTTTTATGTCGCGATGACAAGAGCTAAGAATGGGCTGTTTTTTAGTTTGGGCGAGGATTATGGTGGTAAAAGAAAAAAGAAACCGTCAAGATTTTTGTTTGAATCGGGAATTTCAAAAAAAGAGCAATCTCAAAAAGGAAAAACAGATTTTAAATTAAATCTGTCTGTTCCTAAAATAGATAATAATATTAAAGATAGCAAAATAAAACATTCTTTGCCAAATTATTTTTCTTTTTCAAAATTAGAAGCTTATAATAATTGCCCTTATCAATATTATCTTGCTTTTGTTTTAAATATTCCCAGCAAAGGAAAAGGACAATTTAGTTTTGGGAAAACAATGCATTCTGCTTTGCAAAAAACAATGAAATCTTTTTTATCTAAATCGCAAAGCAAACAATCAGATCTTTTTTCGCAAGACAGTAAAATAATAAAAAAATTTGGCGAAGTAATAAATTTGAATGAAATGTTGGATATTTATAAAAATTCATGGATTGATGATTGGTATGAAAATAAAAAAAGCAGGGAAGAATATTTTAAAAAAGGAAAAGAGATTTTAAAAGATTTTTATATTAAGCATAAAGATAAAATTATAAAACCTCTTTTTTTAGAGAAAAATTTTAAATACAAAATTTCCAACAAAGATTTTTTTAGTTTGAAAGGAACAATTGATAGAGTTGATAAATTTGAAAATGGCCTAAAAATTATTGATTATAAAACAGGAAGCCCAAAAGAAAAACTTTCTTTTAAAGAGAAAAAACAGCTGTTAATATATCAGCTGATTTCTAATAATGGAAAATTATTTGACAAAGAAGTAAAACAATTAAGCTATTATTATTTGGGAAATAACAGCGAAATAGAATTTTTAGGATCAGAAAAAGAATTGGAAAAAATAAGGGAAGATATAATCAGAACTATTGAAAAAATAAAACAAAATGATTTTAGTCCAAATCCAGGAATGTTATGCCAGTATTGCGATTTTAACAAAATTTGCGATTTTAAAAAAAATAATTAAAATAAAAATTTGCTCTTTATGAATAAAATAAATAAAAAACGGAGGCAATAATATCATGCAAAGCGCAAATATTGTTGATAACATAAAAAAAAGAAAATTAGAAGAAAGAACAAAACTTCATGTAAGAAATAAAGTTTTTGGAATTGAAAAACGAGTACAACATTTTATAGGAAAATGTCTTGTTTCTTTCGTTAAGATCGTTGTGCAGGGAAAAGAACTAACAGTTAAAATCCATGAAATTCCAAAAGAGATAAAACCGACTGTTGTTAGTATCCAACTTGGCAATAAAATTTTTTGGAAATATCCTGGAGAAAAAGAAGGTCTTAACAATAGAACAATATTATACCAATACGACGGGGAATATTTTTTAAAAATTTTAAAAGGAGGAAGTATAAAAAAGATAATTTCTATCGCAAAGCTAGTCTAGCAGAAAAAAATAGACATAAACAAATAAAACGGGTAAGCATGGCTTGCCCGTTTTTTCTTTTTAAGTTATAAATTTCGGATTTAAAAATTAAATTTTTATTTTATCTTCGCCTTCCAGAACTTTTTTAAATTTTTTATTTTGTCTGATAAGCATTAATATTTTTTTGCGGATGCTGGCGGGTTCTGGAATTTCTTTAAAAATAAATCTTTGTGAAGTTCCGGCGTTTTGGATATGCACATCCCCATAATCCAAAAAAGTTGGAAGTATTCCGTGAACTTCAGAAGTGATGTCTTGAATACGATTTATTTTTTGTTCGGAAACTACGCGTGAAAATAAAGCTTTTTGTTCTATATTTAAAATTCTTTGGTTTGTTACCATCCAAACATCTAAATAATAATCAACAAAACTTGAAAAGAAAAAAAGCCAGATGCTTAAATAATAAACACTTAGAAAAAGAAAGAAAATTATTTTTAGAGCAATATTGTCAAACAGTTCAGCATAGATGTAAGTTATGAGAAAATAAAATAGAATTGGCGCTGGAATAGACGCTAAAAAAACAACAAATGATTTAAAAAAAATAAACCAATGTCTTCTTAAAACTAAAATAACTTTTTCATCTTTTTGTTGCTGTGGAATCTTGTTATAAGTAAACATAAATATAATGCGAATGCCGTGAATTATGGTTTTGCCTTCGGCAGCCCTATTACAAAAAGGGCACATCCGAATATTATATGCGCCTGCCTGCCGGCAGGCAGGAATGCCACGAATATTATTTAAAATATAAGCAAAACGCCTGCCTGCCGGCAGGCAGGCAAAAATTAAAATGTCAGCCAGGGGCTGATCAGCCTCTGGCTGACAAAAATATAATTTAAAATTTAAAATATGCGAATGCTTTTATTAAGTTTCTATTGTTATTATTTGGTTCCAATCAATTTGTAAAATAACTCCAAAAGAGACAATAAAAATTATTATTGTTCCAACACAAAACATAGAAATCATAAAAACGCTAAGTTTGGTTCTAAATCCAAAACGAAGAATATGATAGAGATTAAAAAAAACAAATACTAAAAATATTATTAAAAAAAGAAAGTAGGGTATTAGCAGGAATGATAAAGTAAAAGACATTTTTTATTTGGATTATTAAGATTATTAAGATTTTTGGGATAGTTGGGATATTTTTGAATTTTTATCTTAAATATCCCAAACATTTTAAATATCTCAAGCATCACAATAAAGAATTTGGTGGTTTTAGTCCTAAATGTTTATAAGCTTCTTCTGTGGCAATTCTACCGCGTGGCGTTCTGTGCAGAAAACCTAATTGCATTAAAAAAGGTTCGTAAATTTCTTCTATTGTGTCAATTTCTTCAAAAGTCGTAGCCGCTAGCGTGCCGATTCCTATCGGTCCGCCTTTAAATTTTTCAATGATTACTTTTAAAATTTTAATATCAACTTCGTCTAATCCTAATTCATCAACTTCTAATTCTTTTAAAGAATTTTCGCTGATTTTTTTAGTTATTATGCCATCTGATTTTACTTCCGCAAAATCACGAACCCTTTTTAAAAGCCGATTTGCAATGCGAGG is a window encoding:
- a CDS encoding Panacea domain-containing protein, which gives rise to MSKINEKKYYNVILFFANKIQNGTLGKLKMMKLLYFLDFDFFEKYGKSVTGDKYLRWENGPVPKMAEKIMKQMSGDDIKILRRKVGIGYNDQQHIEALKNFDLKLFSKEELMMMDEIADKWEKFSGTEMKNASHGEAPWIATKPNEIIDYNLTYYRNKYGEMDKD
- a CDS encoding UvrD-helicase domain-containing protein, with product MENLMEKLNKEQLEAVTYKDGPLLIVAGAGTGKTTVITQKIAWLIEQGFAKTDEILALTFTEKAAGEMEERIDRLLPMGYLDLWVSTFHSFCERILKEDGLDIGLPTDFRLLNSSEQWMLIKKNLDRFNLEYYRPLGNPTKFIHSLLKHFSRSKDENISPKEYLKYAENLKINLDRMESGAVSVKKSKNKSEIDEIAEQEIIKINEVANAYHTYQQLLLENSYLDFGDLINYTLKLFQERPGILKRYREQFKYILVDEFQDTNWAQYELIKILASPKNNLTVVGDDDQAIFRFRGASMSNILQFKKDYSKSKNIVLTNNYRNKQNILDVSYEFIKLNNPNRLEVQLKEKLNKKLIANNKGEGKIGCIKGETLEDENEKVIKKIVQLKSSDEKSNWNDFAILIRSNNMACSFMSLLERAEIPYIFLASQGLYSKPIILDIISYLKLLDDYRESTALFRILSLPVFDFLSSEISVLNHLAKRKSVSLYDILKQAERFNFQQKTLDKINKILKLIEQHTNLAREKNVGEIILRFLEDSGYLKYLAELKERKAREEFSYLNQFYKKIKKFEQNVDDRKTRNFLVELEMEIESGEQGGLALDYEAGPEAVKILTVHSAKGLEFKYVFIVNLVDKRFPSIERKEPIAIPNDLVKEILPKGDIHIEEERRLFYVAMTRAKNGLFFSLGEDYGGKRKKKPSRFLFESGISKKEQSQKGKTDFKLNLSVPKIDNNIKDSKIKHSLPNYFSFSKLEAYNNCPYQYYLAFVLNIPSKGKGQFSFGKTMHSALQKTMKSFLSKSQSKQSDLFSQDSKIIKKFGEVINLNEMLDIYKNSWIDDWYENKKSREEYFKKGKEILKDFYIKHKDKIIKPLFLEKNFKYKISNKDFFSLKGTIDRVDKFENGLKIIDYKTGSPKEKLSFKEKKQLLIYQLISNNGKLFDKEVKQLSYYYLGNNSEIEFLGSEKELEKIREDIIRTIEKIKQNDFSPNPGMLCQYCDFNKICDFKKNN
- a CDS encoding PH domain-containing protein, which gives rise to MFTYNKIPQQQKDEKVILVLRRHWFIFFKSFVVFLASIPAPILFYFLITYIYAELFDNIALKIIFFLFLSVYYLSIWLFFFSSFVDYYLDVWMVTNQRILNIEQKALFSRVVSEQKINRIQDITSEVHGILPTFLDYGDVHIQNAGTSQRFIFKEIPEPASIRKKILMLIRQNKKFKKVLEGEDKIKI